The following are encoded together in the Tripterygium wilfordii isolate XIE 37 chromosome 3, ASM1340144v1, whole genome shotgun sequence genome:
- the LOC119995543 gene encoding uncharacterized protein LOC119995543: MDVIGKILPLSNEGHHFIIVATNYFTKRVEAFPLKFVTQQDMIKVIKESIIHRFGLSHNIMTDQGTVFFGDPVQAFALTYGFEISHSTPNYAQGNGQAKSTNKVLKNIIERMVENRPRAWHEALSEALWAYMTSKRTAIRATPFMLTYGYDIVLSM; this comes from the coding sequence ATGGATGTCATTGGGAAGATCCTCCCACTTTCTAACGAAGGCCATCATTTCATCATAGTAGCTACTAACTACTTCACAAAAAGGGTGGAGGCCTTTCCACTCAAATTTGTAACTCAGCAGGATATGATAAAGGTCATCAAGGAGAGCATCATTCATAGATTTGGTCTTTCCCATAATATTATGACAGACCAAGGCACAGTTTTCTTTGGAGATCCGGTACAAGCTTTTGCCTTGACGTATGGCTTTGAAATTTCACATTCTACACCAAATTATGCTCAAGGCAATGGCCAAGCAAAGTCTACCAACAAAGTATTGAAGAACATTATTGAGAGAATGGTGGAGAATAGGCCGAGGGCTTGGCATGAGGCACTATCAGAAGCTCTTTGGGCCTACATGACATCAAAAAGGACAGCAATAAGAGCTACACCTTTTATGCTGACTTATGGGTACGATATAGTTCTTTCCATGTAG